DNA sequence from the Thermococcus gammatolerans EJ3 genome:
GAGAATGCCCCTGACGGCCTTTGTCATAACCGTCGGTTCGCTGGCGGCAGTTGGAATACCGCTCTTCAACATATTCTGGAGCAAGATCAGGATCCTCATAGCGGGCGTTGAGGCAGGCTACACCTGGGGAGTTGCTTTAATCCTCGGTGCGAGCGTCGTCGAGGCCGTCTATTACATCAGACTGATACACACGATGTGGTTCGGAGAGGGTGAGGGAAGGATCAGGGAGAACCTAGCGATAGGCACGATTGCACTGTTCCTCGTGCTGTTGATACTCTTCATCGGCCTCTACCCCAATTACTTCTGGACGGTCTCCCAGAAGGCCGGTCAGGACATCTTCAACGTGGTTGACTACGTCAAGAACGTCCCGTTGATGGGGGTGGGATCATGACGTTCGTCGATTATGCTATACCCTTGCTCCTCTTCATACCCGCAGTCAGTGGTGTCCTCGCATGGCTTTTCGACAGGGATATTGTCAGGGAGATCTTTGGACTCATCGGTGGTCTTTCGCCACTCGTGATCATAGCCATCACTTACGGAAAGCTCGGAGACGGAATAAAGTGGACCGTTGACACCGGCGTTTTCAAGCTGTTCTTCCAGCTTGAGCACATGTCGTGGTACCTCGCCGCGGTTGCGGCCGTAGTTGCAGCTGCGATGGCCTTCGGCATGGTCTCGACCTCGAGGAGCGGCTACGAGTGGATGTTTGCCCTCTTCAGTGTTTCCGGCCTGCTGGGAGTCTTCCTCAGTGGGGACTTCGCGGGCTTCTTCCTGTTCTGGGAGCTCATGACCTTCGCGAGCTTCATGATGGTGCTCCGCTACAACAAGCGGGCCTCGCTTAAGTACTTCGTGCTCAGTATCATCGGCGCCTACGCGATGCTCCTGGCCATAGCGATCCTCTACGCCAAAACCGGAACGCTGGAGTTCCAGTCCCTGCGCAGGATGGTAGTTTACGCTGCCTACGGCATGGTACCCCTCACAAAGACCGATATGGTACTAGTTTACGCGCTCTTCCTGGTTGCCTTTGGCGTTAAGGCCGGAACCTGGCCGCTGCACGTCTGGGCACCCGACGCTTACTCTGAGACCAACCAGAGTTACACCACCTTCTTCAGCGGTGCATTGAGCAAGGCAGGTGCCTACGGTTTCGTCCTGATGTTTATACTCCTCGGTGTCAAGCTCTACACCGATCTTGGAACGTTCCGCGGACATCCATTGTTCACGTACATCCTTGCCTGGCTTGGAGCCATAACAGTCGTCGTCGCGGGATTTTTGGCGGTCCTTCAGGAAGACCTCAGAAAACTCCTGGCTTACTCCTCCGTCAGCCAGGTAGGTTACATCGTTCTTGCCCTCGGGGTTGGAAGCGGAATCGGCTTCACTGGAGCGTTCTTCCACATCCTCAGCCACGCGGTCTTCAAGGGTCTGTTCTGGCTGATCACCGCTGCCCTGATACTCAGAACAGGAAAGACCCGCTTTGAGGACTTCGGCGGTTTAGCCGAGAAAATGCCGGTAACCTTTGCGATGGCCCTCATAGCGGTTCTCAGCCTCGCCGGAATCCCGCCGATGGCCGGCTTCGCCAGCAAGTGGCTGATCTACGAGGCCGCCATAAGCGCTCACATGCCCCTCGTCGCGGGAGCAATATTCCTCGGAAGCGCCATAGCATTTGCCTACGTCGTCAGGTTCCT
Encoded proteins:
- a CDS encoding proton-conducting transporter transmembrane domain-containing protein, which encodes MTFVDYAIPLLLFIPAVSGVLAWLFDRDIVREIFGLIGGLSPLVIIAITYGKLGDGIKWTVDTGVFKLFFQLEHMSWYLAAVAAVVAAAMAFGMVSTSRSGYEWMFALFSVSGLLGVFLSGDFAGFFLFWELMTFASFMMVLRYNKRASLKYFVLSIIGAYAMLLAIAILYAKTGTLEFQSLRRMVVYAAYGMVPLTKTDMVLVYALFLVAFGVKAGTWPLHVWAPDAYSETNQSYTTFFSGALSKAGAYGFVLMFILLGVKLYTDLGTFRGHPLFTYILAWLGAITVVVAGFLAVLQEDLRKLLAYSSVSQVGYIVLALGVGSGIGFTGAFFHILSHAVFKGLFWLITAALILRTGKTRFEDFGGLAEKMPVTFAMALIAVLSLAGIPPMAGFASKWLIYEAAISAHMPLVAGAIFLGSAIAFAYVVRFLYAIWFGQRPSDLDDVEEAPLPLLVGMTILAIPNVVFGIAPGLVVRFLNKFINTGVAVNSYYSISTGVGTYNALSVALILVVGLAIAGLIYIYGARARRIPLTNTYQSGNPVTEDYNLSMRRNFYRPLAEALEFWLKYSFDRFYARVAKIAEDFADWLREGFYNGNVQAYSWYLAIVLLILALWGVL